One window of the Rufibacter radiotolerans genome contains the following:
- a CDS encoding SusD/RagB family nutrient-binding outer membrane lipoprotein, with translation MKKIRIMALASLMAVALGSPSCTKDFEEMNTDPNRSIAATPEALLAPALHRLVANNLDRALRVSNELMQVHVTTINSREFHRYNIRPSESDFMWRNWYLQLTNIRDMYKSASATQQPGYKTYMGISLILDAWVSSLITDMFGDVPYSESNKGKEGIIQPKFDKQQDIYRDLFLKLEEANTLLTENTNLPSTATSLDPLYGGSALAWRKFGNSLYLRLLLRVSGKPETNAAAKIKEIAETNKAKYPIMETNEESAVLRFTPTPPLTSEFFNYREFDFNGDKGYTEFFINNLNAWSDPRRDKWATLSGGNFIGMVSGYEPGQVPDRQSYPKKELMNEPLLGNILNYPEVQFILAEAALKGYISGSPKTYYDKGVESAITFWGLVVPTDHLTKEEVKWNETETFDQKMETIHLQKYYTLFFTDFQSWYEFRRTGHPVLPKGPGLLNNGEMPSRFRYPISVQALNTANYDAAVASMGGPDDINTKVWWDQ, from the coding sequence ATGAAGAAGATAAGAATAATGGCCCTGGCCTCCCTTATGGCCGTAGCGTTGGGCAGCCCGTCCTGTACCAAGGACTTTGAAGAAATGAACACAGACCCTAACCGGAGTATAGCGGCCACTCCGGAGGCCCTGCTGGCTCCTGCATTGCATAGGTTGGTGGCCAATAACCTGGACCGCGCCCTGCGGGTGAGCAATGAGTTAATGCAGGTGCACGTGACTACCATTAACTCCCGTGAGTTCCACCGCTACAACATCAGGCCCAGTGAGTCTGACTTTATGTGGCGCAACTGGTACCTGCAGCTGACTAACATCAGAGACATGTACAAGAGCGCCTCTGCTACCCAGCAGCCCGGCTACAAAACCTACATGGGCATCTCCCTTATCCTGGATGCCTGGGTAAGCTCCCTTATCACAGACATGTTTGGAGACGTGCCCTACTCTGAGTCCAACAAAGGCAAAGAAGGCATCATTCAGCCTAAGTTTGACAAGCAGCAGGACATCTACCGTGACCTTTTCCTGAAACTGGAAGAAGCCAATACCCTGCTTACTGAGAACACCAACCTGCCTTCCACCGCCACTTCCCTGGACCCTCTCTACGGAGGTTCTGCCTTAGCCTGGCGCAAGTTCGGGAACTCGCTTTACCTGCGGTTGCTTCTGCGCGTTTCCGGAAAACCGGAGACGAACGCCGCAGCCAAGATCAAGGAGATTGCCGAGACAAACAAAGCCAAATACCCGATCATGGAGACCAATGAAGAGTCTGCGGTGCTGCGCTTTACGCCTACCCCGCCGCTTACCTCTGAGTTCTTCAACTACCGCGAGTTTGACTTCAACGGGGACAAAGGCTACACCGAGTTCTTCATCAATAACCTGAACGCTTGGTCAGACCCGCGCCGTGACAAATGGGCCACCCTTTCAGGCGGTAACTTCATTGGCATGGTGAGTGGCTATGAGCCCGGGCAGGTGCCAGACCGTCAGTCGTACCCTAAAAAAGAGTTGATGAATGAGCCCCTGCTGGGCAATATCCTCAACTACCCAGAGGTACAGTTCATCCTGGCTGAGGCTGCCCTGAAAGGCTACATCAGCGGTTCGCCTAAAACCTATTATGACAAGGGCGTGGAAAGTGCTATCACCTTCTGGGGATTGGTAGTACCTACAGACCATCTGACCAAGGAAGAAGTGAAATGGAATGAAACGGAGACGTTTGACCAGAAAATGGAAACCATTCATCTGCAGAAATACTACACACTGTTCTTCACAGATTTCCAGAGCTGGTATGAGTTCCGGCGTACCGGCCACCCGGTGCTGCCTAAGGGCCCGGGGCTGTTGAACAACGGCGAGATGCCGTCACGTTTCAGGTACCCTATTAGCGTACAGGCCCTGAACACGGCAAATTATGATGCCGCCGTGGCCTCCATGGGAGGGCCAGATGACATCAATACAAAAGTTTGGTGGGACCAATAG
- a CDS encoding DUF5689 domain-containing protein: protein MKNIAGSLALLFGGLAFSSCLKEDVNPAVGTPNSVASIYVVKDLYRDADVALGPNVLSGAYLTTGTIISDPASGNLPAGSVVIQSNWRSLVRGLILKMDPATAATLTLGDSVVVDLNGATLTKSGGSMQVTGLTGAKVSKVASNRKVTARAVSLSALNSKFSEFESTLVSVTADVKPLPVSGETIAGSKTLDDGSESTFTLFTETNAAFASTRVAPNATFVGIPYALGDAKQLRLRNNADILSPSGPLYPGYPEDFEFPLESVKNTYASRAIDLRTGNWTLNNAILGNTVNRDRIVSGKQAIRFQQNLTTSATLQMNYDLPNGATKVTVWYGAYYTDASSTFALEYSTDKGVTWKEIGRKSDAHSTATSLIAKQAVFMMNIQGPVRFRINKLGLGPTSVPTVYNGRLGVDDFAVYQNY, encoded by the coding sequence ATGAAAAATATAGCAGGCTCGCTGGCATTACTGTTCGGTGGCCTGGCCTTTTCCTCCTGCCTCAAGGAAGATGTCAACCCCGCGGTGGGTACGCCCAATTCTGTGGCCAGCATCTACGTGGTGAAAGACCTGTACAGAGACGCAGATGTGGCGTTGGGGCCTAACGTGCTTTCCGGCGCCTACCTAACCACCGGTACCATTATCTCAGACCCTGCCTCAGGCAACTTGCCGGCCGGTTCTGTGGTGATCCAGAGCAACTGGCGCAGCCTGGTAAGGGGCCTGATCCTGAAAATGGATCCGGCCACGGCGGCCACCCTTACCCTGGGTGACTCTGTGGTGGTGGACCTGAACGGAGCCACCCTTACCAAAAGCGGTGGTTCTATGCAGGTGACCGGCTTAACCGGCGCCAAAGTGAGCAAGGTAGCCAGCAACCGGAAGGTAACTGCCCGTGCGGTCTCCCTGTCGGCGCTTAACAGCAAGTTCTCTGAGTTTGAAAGCACGCTGGTAAGCGTGACGGCAGATGTGAAACCTCTGCCCGTGAGCGGGGAAACAATTGCCGGTTCCAAAACCCTGGATGACGGCTCTGAAAGCACCTTTACCTTGTTCACGGAAACTAACGCCGCCTTTGCCTCTACCCGCGTAGCGCCTAACGCCACGTTTGTGGGCATTCCGTACGCGCTAGGCGATGCCAAGCAACTGCGCCTGCGCAACAACGCAGACATTCTTTCACCAAGCGGGCCGCTGTACCCTGGCTACCCAGAGGACTTTGAGTTCCCGCTGGAGTCTGTAAAGAACACCTACGCCTCTAGAGCCATTGACCTGCGTACCGGTAACTGGACCCTGAACAATGCCATCTTGGGCAATACCGTGAACCGTGACAGAATTGTCTCTGGCAAGCAGGCCATCCGGTTCCAGCAGAACCTGACTACCTCGGCCACACTGCAGATGAACTATGACCTGCCTAACGGAGCCACCAAGGTGACGGTCTGGTACGGCGCCTACTACACAGATGCGTCTTCTACCTTCGCGCTGGAATACTCCACAGACAAAGGCGTTACCTGGAAAGAGATTGGCCGCAAGTCTGATGCGCACTCCACGGCCACCAGCCTGATTGCCAAACAAGCCGTGTTTATGATGAACATTCAAGGGCCGGTTCGTTTCAGGATCAACAAATTAGGTCTTGGACCAACAAGCGTGCCTACGGTATACAACGGCCGCCTGGGCGTTGATGACTTCGCCGTTTACCAAAACTACTAA
- a CDS encoding phospholipase D-like domain-containing protein produces the protein MPRSTYLFFLLLSFLIACQGQEDPVTPTAPSVEKALSAPLPDLIFTNLSQISASKESPVIMERLRDLIDASPAKADIHLNIFLFSHQTIIDALQRASDRGVKLHLMLDLSRDESLVENPMTISKLKRFLKPTSEIVTITSDASSSSINHNKFALFSNITTATGPKEKVVFQTSHNFTVADSKKIQDAVMLANAGLYGAYLTFWQDMKDKAVSGMKDFYYREYHDPAVGISALFFPKRRNGTSYGADTILEILDGLSEPATARIQIGMSDWTASRTAIITKLEQLREQGATIEVIAKDKVDPEVLDGLARLKAKGAYVKVYDMSQINNHAKFMLIRGKWKGENVNLMVTGSHNFTGNALRNNNETLLLLKNHTALFDTYTAFYQEMKKLPGQ, from the coding sequence ATGCCTAGAAGTACGTATTTGTTTTTCCTGCTTTTGTCATTTCTGATAGCTTGCCAGGGCCAGGAAGACCCTGTAACCCCCACTGCCCCATCGGTAGAAAAAGCATTGTCAGCTCCCCTCCCAGACCTGATCTTCACCAACCTTTCACAGATTTCGGCCTCCAAAGAATCTCCCGTGATCATGGAGCGACTGAGAGACCTCATTGATGCCTCCCCCGCCAAGGCAGACATTCACCTGAACATCTTTCTGTTCAGTCACCAAACCATCATAGACGCCCTGCAACGGGCCAGCGACCGGGGCGTTAAACTGCACCTTATGCTTGATCTGAGCCGTGATGAGTCATTGGTGGAAAACCCCATGACCATCAGTAAGCTCAAGCGTTTTCTCAAACCCACTTCAGAGATAGTCACTATTACCAGTGACGCCAGTTCCAGTAGCATCAACCACAACAAGTTCGCGCTCTTCTCTAATATCACCACCGCCACCGGTCCCAAAGAAAAAGTGGTTTTCCAGACCTCGCATAACTTCACGGTGGCAGACTCCAAGAAAATTCAGGACGCGGTGATGCTGGCCAACGCCGGCCTGTACGGCGCTTACCTCACCTTCTGGCAAGACATGAAGGACAAGGCCGTCAGCGGCATGAAAGACTTCTATTACCGCGAGTACCATGACCCGGCAGTGGGCATCTCGGCTCTTTTCTTCCCTAAGCGCAGAAACGGCACCTCTTACGGCGCAGACACCATTCTTGAAATACTGGACGGCCTCTCTGAACCCGCCACTGCTCGCATACAGATTGGCATGTCTGACTGGACGGCTTCCCGCACGGCCATCATCACAAAGCTGGAGCAACTTAGGGAGCAGGGGGCCACCATTGAGGTGATTGCCAAAGACAAGGTAGACCCCGAGGTATTGGATGGCCTGGCCCGGCTCAAGGCCAAAGGCGCCTATGTGAAGGTGTATGATATGAGCCAGATCAACAACCACGCTAAGTTTATGCTTATCAGAGGCAAGTGGAAAGGCGAGAACGTGAACCTGATGGTAACCGGCTCCCATAACTTCACGGGCAATGCCCTGCGCAACAACAATGAGACCCTGCTGCTCTTAAAGAACCACACGGCCCTGTTTGACACCTACACCGCCTTTTACCAGGAGATGAAGAAGTTGCCTGGCCAATAA
- a CDS encoding Gfo/Idh/MocA family protein encodes MNRRKLLKSLGLSIGAAVISTEALAKLGDNTYSYTLPANPLHQPMAKPVTAITIGAGNRGNVYGNYAAKFPDHLDIIGVAEPIPLRNDRYAKKHNIAPENRFNTWEDVFKRPKFADAVIISTPDNLHYAPCMKALSMGYDILLEKPISPTEKECRDILKLAKKNNRIVAVCHVLRYAPYFVKMRELIAQGAIGEVVSVQHFEPIEHLHMAHSYVRGNWHNSKETTPIILAKSCHDLDIIKWVINKPSKSIFAMGDLKWFRKENAPQGSTARCTDGCKVERECPYSAIKHYYENRQRLSVLDLPEDKSQHGPVIMEKLKTTNYGRCVYRMENDQPDHYVTAIQFADSVTASFSMEAFTSYHGRRTRIMGSMGDMVGDMTELVVKDFRTGKELKLVPKAEDVEGYKNSGHGGGDWLLAHDFVQAVSQQNPKLLTSTIDESIESHLMGFMAEESRKKNKMMDIHVNA; translated from the coding sequence ATGAACCGCAGGAAATTACTAAAGTCGCTGGGCCTGAGCATTGGGGCCGCCGTCATCAGCACCGAGGCGCTGGCCAAGCTGGGTGACAACACGTATTCTTATACCCTTCCGGCTAACCCGCTGCACCAGCCCATGGCCAAACCGGTCACGGCCATTACCATTGGGGCGGGCAACCGGGGCAACGTGTACGGCAACTACGCGGCTAAATTCCCAGACCACCTGGACATCATCGGGGTGGCTGAACCCATTCCCCTGCGCAACGACCGCTACGCCAAAAAGCACAACATAGCCCCGGAGAACCGGTTCAACACCTGGGAAGACGTGTTCAAGCGCCCCAAGTTCGCTGATGCCGTCATTATCTCCACCCCAGACAACCTGCACTACGCGCCCTGCATGAAAGCCCTGTCCATGGGCTATGACATTTTGCTGGAGAAACCCATCTCGCCCACCGAGAAAGAGTGCCGTGACATTTTAAAGCTGGCCAAAAAGAACAACCGCATTGTGGCCGTGTGCCACGTGCTGCGCTACGCCCCCTACTTTGTGAAGATGCGCGAACTCATTGCCCAGGGCGCCATTGGTGAGGTGGTGAGCGTGCAGCATTTTGAGCCAATTGAGCACCTGCACATGGCGCATAGTTACGTGCGCGGCAACTGGCACAACTCCAAAGAGACCACGCCCATTATCCTGGCCAAGTCCTGCCATGACCTGGACATTATCAAGTGGGTGATCAACAAACCCAGCAAGAGCATCTTCGCCATGGGCGATCTGAAATGGTTCAGGAAAGAGAACGCGCCCCAGGGCAGCACCGCCCGCTGCACCGATGGCTGCAAGGTAGAGCGTGAGTGCCCGTACTCGGCTATCAAGCATTACTATGAGAACCGCCAGCGCCTGTCTGTGCTGGACCTGCCCGAGGACAAAAGCCAGCACGGCCCGGTGATCATGGAGAAGCTCAAGACCACCAACTATGGCCGTTGCGTGTACCGCATGGAGAACGACCAACCCGACCATTACGTGACCGCCATCCAGTTTGCAGACAGCGTGACGGCCAGTTTCTCCATGGAGGCCTTTACTTCTTACCATGGCCGCCGCACCCGCATCATGGGCTCTATGGGCGACATGGTAGGTGACATGACAGAACTGGTGGTAAAGGATTTCAGGACGGGCAAAGAACTGAAACTGGTGCCCAAGGCCGAAGACGTGGAAGGCTACAAGAACAGCGGCCACGGTGGCGGCGACTGGCTGCTGGCCCATGACTTTGTGCAGGCCGTATCCCAACAGAACCCCAAGCTGCTCACCTCCACCATTGACGAGTCTATTGAGTCTCACCTGATGGGCTTTATGGCCGAGGAAAGCCGCAAGAAAAATAAGATGATGGACATTCACGTGAATGCCTGA
- a CDS encoding calcineurin-like phosphoesterase C-terminal domain-containing protein, whose product MKRRVFLQNLVLATGALFVSSPGVFAHEKASRQKLKGTVTAKGAKLKDVVVSDGFSVVTTDRKGRFELPMNPKARFVFLSVPAGYAFPQENSLARHYLPIQENANYNFDLTPLNQDDTRHKFIVWADPQVKNANDVKLMMQESVPDVQKLVQAMGPDTLVHGMSVGDLVWDELALFQDYNKAVAAMGIPFFQALGNHDMDYRLGGDETSDATFQKVYGPTYYSFNRGKVHYIVLDDVRYLGTERDYDGHVSEQQLAWLKQDLAFVPKDHLVILNLHIPVFLGVKNKKDLLKTLKGYQVHIMSGHTHYNQNIVQDGVFEHVHGTVCGAWWTGPICTDGTPGGYGVYEVDGNQLKWHYKSTGLPSSHQVSLHVETLTNQKRLMANVWNYDPAWKVEWFADGVRQGELKQTTGFDPVTITMFEGPKRPAKRGFAEPAKTDHLFMAHFSPTVKTVRVVATDRFGTTFENQIEIA is encoded by the coding sequence ATGAAAAGAAGAGTCTTCCTCCAGAATTTAGTATTAGCCACCGGCGCCCTGTTTGTTTCCAGCCCGGGCGTGTTTGCCCATGAGAAAGCGTCGCGCCAGAAGCTGAAAGGCACCGTTACCGCCAAAGGAGCCAAACTGAAAGACGTGGTGGTCTCAGATGGTTTCTCAGTGGTGACCACCGACCGCAAAGGCCGCTTTGAGTTACCCATGAACCCCAAGGCGCGGTTTGTGTTTTTGTCTGTGCCGGCGGGGTACGCCTTCCCGCAGGAAAACAGCCTGGCCCGCCATTACCTGCCCATTCAGGAGAACGCCAACTACAATTTTGACCTCACGCCGCTGAACCAGGACGACACCCGCCACAAGTTCATTGTATGGGCAGACCCGCAGGTGAAAAACGCCAATGACGTGAAACTGATGATGCAGGAATCGGTGCCGGACGTACAGAAGCTGGTGCAGGCCATGGGGCCAGATACCCTGGTGCACGGCATGAGCGTAGGCGACCTGGTATGGGACGAACTCGCGCTTTTCCAGGATTACAACAAGGCGGTGGCGGCCATGGGCATCCCGTTCTTCCAGGCCCTGGGCAACCATGACATGGACTACCGCCTGGGCGGCGATGAAACCTCAGACGCCACCTTCCAGAAAGTATACGGCCCCACCTATTACTCTTTCAACCGCGGCAAGGTGCATTACATTGTGCTGGATGACGTACGTTATCTGGGCACCGAGCGCGACTATGACGGCCACGTGTCTGAGCAGCAGCTGGCCTGGCTTAAGCAGGACCTTGCCTTCGTGCCCAAAGACCACCTGGTGATCCTTAACCTGCATATCCCCGTTTTCCTGGGGGTAAAAAACAAGAAGGATTTATTGAAGACGCTGAAAGGCTACCAGGTGCACATCATGTCGGGGCACACGCATTACAACCAGAACATTGTGCAGGACGGCGTATTTGAGCACGTGCACGGCACGGTCTGCGGCGCCTGGTGGACGGGCCCTATCTGCACCGATGGTACCCCGGGCGGCTATGGCGTGTATGAGGTAGACGGCAACCAATTGAAATGGCACTACAAGTCTACGGGCTTGCCTTCCAGCCACCAGGTTAGCCTGCACGTGGAAACGCTTACCAACCAGAAGCGCCTCATGGCCAACGTCTGGAACTATGATCCCGCCTGGAAAGTGGAGTGGTTCGCAGACGGCGTGCGCCAGGGCGAACTGAAACAAACCACCGGTTTTGACCCGGTCACCATCACTATGTTTGAGGGACCTAAACGGCCTGCCAAGCGCGGTTTTGCCGAGCCTGCTAAAACAGACCACTTGTTCATGGCGCATTTCAGCCCAACGGTGAAAACGGTGCGGGTGGTGGCCACCGACCGTTTTGGTACCACATTTGAGAACCAGATAGAAATCGCCTAG